CGGCAGATAAGGGGGGCTTGCCATGGTCAGTTACCTTCACCACCAGCTCAACCACTGGGGTGACCTCCTCCCAAAGAGCATGGGCAGTTCTGACCTCTCCGCCCACTGGATCCATCTCAAACAGGTGGTCATCGTTTCCCTCTGTGATCTCATAGGTCAAATGTCCACTTTCTCCATGATCATGGTCTACTGCTTTCACTGTAGCCACAATGTATCCAATGCCTACATTTCTAGGCACCGGGATTTCCGCTGTATCATTCTGAAGAAGCGGTAAAATAATAACCGGGAGATTGTCGTTGACGTCGAGAACACTGACTCTAACTGTAGAAGTGCTCTCCATGTGAGGTGATCCTCCATCTTTAGCCTGAACTTTGAACTCAAATGATTTAGTTTGCTCATAATTGAAAGAGCGGGAGGCATATATGGCTCCATTGGTGGGATTAACAGACACATATGTGTAGACTGAAACATCTCCTATATGTGATGGAAGAATGGAGTACGTCACTGTCCCATTTCGACCCACGTCTGGGTCGTGGGCCAAAACGGAGCCCAAATACTCCCCCGGGATGTTGTTCTCAGGCACCTGTAGCACATACACTGCTTTTGTAAAGCGTGGTGCGTTGTCATTTTCATCCAAGATTTTTACAGTAAATGACCTAGTGTAATTCAAAGAAGGGATCCCGTTATCTCTGGCTACAATTGTTACATTGTATTCATCTTTCATTTCCCTGTCCAGAGGTCTATCAGTGAGCAGTGTATAAAAATTGTCATTGTTTTCTTGCAGTCTGAAAGGTACATTTCCTAGTACCCGGCACTGAAGTTGACCATTACGGCCGGAGTCTTTATCTGTCACTCTGACCAGCGCTATGACAGATTCTGGAGGCGCTGCCTCGCTGATGGCTCCCTGCCGGACAGAAACAAAACTAATTATTGGCGAGTTGTCATTTTTGTCAAGCACTTTGACAGTAATTTTACAGTGGCCTGGTATCGGGTTGGGCCCCAGATCCTTAGCCTGCACATCAAACTCTATGATTGGATTCTCTTCATAGTCAATCTCTCCCTGGACCTTGATGACGCCAGTATTGGGGTCGATGGAGAACAAATCTTGTATTCGCTCAGATGCATATCCAGTGAAGGAATACACCACCTGCCCGTTACTTCCTTCATCTTGATCAGTGGCGTTCAAATCTATAAGTACTTTTCCAGGGGGAGAATTCTCTGGAATCTCTAAAACATAAGAGGATTTTTCAAAAACCGGGCTATTGTCATTCGAATCAGTCACTCTGACGTTGATCTGCATGGAGCCCGATCTTGGATACTCCCCTCCATCTATTGCTGTGAGAAGGAGGGTGTGATGACTCTGATCCTCCCTATCCAGAGGTCTCTGAACCACCAGCTCCGGATATATAGTCCCATCGCCTCTCACTTTTAAATCCAGAGAAAATGTATTGTAATCATCTCTTGTGACCTGGTAGGTCTTTATCCCATTTTCCCCAGAATCTGAGTCATGTGCAATAGTGAGAGGAAAGCGTGTCCCAGCAGCTGCGTTTTCTGAAATATCAATATTGACATGATCTGAAGGGAAACTGGGCGAGTTATCATTTATGTCCTGTATATCAATCTTGATCATGCATATTTCCTTGTCATTTGCAAACACTTCCATAGACAGCTGGCACTTTGGGTTACGCCTGCATAATGTCTCCCTGTCAATCCTTTGTTTGGTGAAGATTAGTCCACTCTCCGGGTCAACATCCACCAGATGTGGTGCTGAATTCTCCAGTACTCTGAAGTTtgattttttccctctctccatGGTCCCATATCCGGCATCTTTTGCTATATTACCGATAACAGTTCCAGGTCCTTGCTCCTCCGGGACAGAATAATTGAGATTTTTCAATGTCAGGGCTTTAACCCACAGCAGTAAGAAAACGGGTACAGAGAGACGCATCCCTTCAACCTGATCCGCAGTAGtggcagagagaaaaaaaaatcctcgtTGACTTTCAACCTGTTGATTACGGCAAACCTAGACTACTAAACCCGAACCCGGCATGTGGTTGACGCCGATCTCTGGCTAATTAGGTACTAAATCGATGCGTGAACCGCTACCTCTTTTTAAATTGGTATTTTAACCTCTTTCATATGCCGCTCGGCTATGATGAACTCTTTCTGTAAACAAAGATGACCGCCTGGCGATACCTGATGTATGAATTAAATATCAAATTCAACATCGTGTACGAGAAatgctttgggtttttttcgttgtttttttttttctcacggGGGGGACTTAATGAATAATCGATGACTATAAAGTATTAATATTCCCTCCTGCATCCAAGGTTAAAGCGCTTGAATCTCTCTGGTGAAGGTTAGACCGTAGCTTACAAAAGCGCATTGCCCTCATGCGACATCTACACCTAGGCTACAGCAAATTCTGACATGCCCGTTCAAAATGCAGCATTGGCCGATGTTACCATTCGCAATGCATTTACTTTTTTCCCTGTGCGGCACACTGTTGCATATGGGTTCTGCTCGTGTAGCATATACAGCCTACCCATGCCACAAAGTAGAATAAAAGCAGGATATAGAGCTACTACTCCTGTCCAACCTTTTGTGTTCCCGTCATTCAAGAGCATCTATAGCACGGCTGCGACTTTTGCCCGATGATTGTCCTATAATCAGTCCAGTAATCCCATAATCCAGTCCAATTGGACCCAGTGCTCTCGCATCCTTCATTCGGACAATGCTCATCTGCACTGCCCCCGTAAACGTTGccagaaaatgcaaaaaaacaagaaggcTGTTGGAAGATTTCAGATAATCAAAATTAATCGCTTTTCCTGCGCTCAGTTCTCTCCGCGTCAACTGTTGAAACCTGCTCCCTTCACAGTGAGCTGATCTGCCCGGAATCCTCTCGACGCCTTTATAACACACTCCGGTGTAGGTTGTTTCTTGGTGCATTTAACATAGTTTCTGATCGTCTTCCAGCAAATGAGTGAACAGTGACAGATCTTGCCTTGGGGGTTTCTCCAATAGGTCTGGCAAGATCGCATGAAGAAGGGCTGTTCTAGTGCTACGTGATTCATTTACTGATGTGCGcgcacagagcagcagcatcagAGGGAAAACGTGCTTGTGGATGTTGCTCCTAATACATGTGGAAGTGAACTAGGGATTATGAAAAGATAGGTGAAATGTGTTTGGCTGGGAGGTAGTAGAAGCGGTGAGGACTTGACAAGTGATCATTTTTAAGGTGAAGTGGATCAGACGGCCAACATGGTGtggaaaatgtgaaattaaagttgataaaaatgtttcaacGTTTCTTCCCCTTGCAGTGCCATGTTCTTGGTGTCATTGAACATCTTTGGTTATTCAGAACTAAAGATTcttattaattattaaaaaataacagGCGACCACCTGTCTCTTGCATTGCACCTTGTTGTCATTAGTTTTGAGAAAATCTAACCATGAGATAAAATAAGAGACAGACTGTGGGTGTTTTCAGGATTATCTCTGCAAAggacataagagaactgcttattcctctgaaaaaaaaaaaataacaaggcTTATTTCACAGCTCAAATATCACAGCTGTTGGTATAACCTGCCTTCTGCATCTATCACACTTGCTTTCAATAGCCTATCCACATCAATCTCATATCTCATATGGAAAAAGATGGACTGACATTTAGTTCACTCAGCATTTCAACAATAtgacatttgcatttttttccccctcacttGACCAAATCTTAGTGACGCATGGGGCTCGTTGGTGATGCAGGTACCATACCAGAGTCATTCTGAGAGGAAGCTGTGTCAACTAGTGTGGCCCGGTTTCTCATTTAATTCCATGTTGCCCAGGATCTAAATCAACCTTGAGTTGTCCCTGagttcattttcattgtctGAAACATGGCTGCTTTCCTCCTCTGGGGAGCATCAACTTTGCCTGGCCAGGGTGCAGCCTGCATAAATTGGCCATTTCTGCAGGTAAGAGATAAGGACAACAAAGGGAAACTAATTATCATTCAGTCTATGTTAAAACCTCAGGAAAGAACTGCTATTGACAAATGTGTGTGCATTGTCACAGTCATACCATTTAATATGATCTGAACTTTGAATGAGAGGGTGGTTCATATCCATAATAAATAGGCCACATCCTAATGTGAGGCTTTGGCTGCCTTGTTCTTGTAGAAGCTGATGACTTTGTCATGGATAAGTTTCTCTAATGAGACCACTGTCCCCGCCCTGGAGTATGAACCACGATCTCTGCTGCTTTCCTTGCAGTGAAAACACAGGGATGTTTTATGACGAATTGATTTTTACCTGAAAGCACAATATTTGGCTGgtgtaaaatcatacctgttgTATTCCACAGGGGTTGAAGCGGCAAAACACTGCTCATTTAAGCATACTTGTAATATCTTGGCATCTCTTTGATGTCATTCACTTACCACTCCGCACAAGCGTGATTAGAGGTGAGATTAAATTGTTTATCATTCTGTTTTTGCTCCCGTTGCTGGTTGCACCACACTTCAAGCTGCACACCGGAATACTGATGGTGGTGAGTGGGAATGATGATCAAGTCAATGAATCTTGGTGCAGAGTAAACAAAGGGAAAATCAGCTTCTTCAAACAAATTCCTCCACGAGACATTTTGCAAAGATGTAAATTGCGCACACAAAATAATTTGTACAGCAACGGTCGGGACAGCATCCCTATTAGCTGTAAAGAAAAACAGTTACAATAGTGACAACAGCTATTATGTATGATGGTCAAAGTAAACACAGAACAGTGACATCCAGTAATAACTATTACTCTCATTACACTACTATATTGCAATAAAAGGAAGTCTGTATTTCTGTAAAGTTTCTTAAAGCCCACTATTATGTGTCTTTTACTGTGAAATAATGATCCATATCCCTGCATAATCGATGTGTCATGATTCTTCAGCAGAGTACCCATCTTAAAGGGACAGTTCATTCAAGCACCAAAAACTATTTCCCCTATTCTTGTAACCACTCATGCAGAAAATTTTAGTTTTATGTGTCAAGATTTTTGAGAAGCCTGCCTCTGAAACTTCTGCTGCCAACATAATGTGAAGAAAAAGTTGTACCGAAACACTGAAACTGAATTTCAATGTACCTGCCGAAGGGATTAAAGAGAAATCTATTTTGTACATTCTACACAACATGATATCCACATTTTAAGGCAGTGGTTCTTAAACTGGGGTGTATGCCATCTACTAGTGGGGCGAGGATCAGGAGAATGAAACTAAAAGTTTGGGGAAGGACACTGAGTTTTTCCTGTTTATGCAATAGGCATGCctgaaaaagaaataagaaGAGGGAATATTTCcctcataaaaataaatgaatttggATGAAAAATGAGACTGATATAACCCTTGGAGGGGTTAATCAGTCTAAAGGACTATCATTGATGACTCCAACCCCAATCTTACCTCCAGACCTAGGCTATATGtaatttctgttttcattaaatTGTTCTCCCATGTCTTGTTTATAtgtaaacaaagaaaaccaTCATTTTAACTGACACACATCAAAAACTATTcacatttcttcttttccaaAAGAGTCGATTTTGCCTTTCTCTAAAACACAGGATTAGTTTATGATCACCACCCATGATGACGTACacctcagagggttaatatTTCCTCAGTGACTAACATACTGtttttggaggaaaaaaaaaggtttttttggtGACATGCAATTTTCTTTGCTCAGGTTCTTTGACCACCCCAAAACAAATTCAGTTTGCTTCAGTTCAGTAAAGGTAGCTGCAGACATCTCGAAACTgcagcaaataaaataaacattatcTGCATGTGAGTCCAGTCATGTCCTATTTTCATCTATTCTGTTTTTGCACTCTTCTTAAAACATAAGTCTGGCCATATTCCCTATTTTTCTTCACAACAAACCCTACAAAAAGACCAAATCCAACAATGCCAATAAAATGATCTGACTGACAAGTGATGCCTGGAATGTAAGAGGTAAGGACCAGCAGAAAGATGGCACAAAGCATAGGACTTTGACTCTGGAGAGGTTTGCATCCTGAGCCCCATCTGTGGTTAGACTAAGGCAAGATTAGGAAAAGACTGTGGTCTCATCTAATGTTGATGACTGCAGTCGCTGTTCTGCATCGAGACACAACTGGAACTTACTCTAACCTTAACCATGTGCTTTCAGTGCATAATCACAACCATAACAAAGTTCAGTGACAGTGTGATTAATTTTAGGCGCTATTATATACTGTAATACAAACCCAACATGATAATAAATACACTGTCAGCAAACATTTCACTGAAATtttatgtaaaacatttttgtaaCTTGCCAAATACGTTAGTTAACAACATTTCCTTATTATGTTAATAGAATATGTAATTGGAGCAGGTTTACATTTCcttcaaaatatattaaaatatttgctGCTGCTACTTGTATTAATACAATCTCATAGGGAGATGGGTTGACACTGTTGCACTGGGTGGCATGTTTCTTCATTAAGATTAACATGGgagctgttgtttatttttagtcCCATATACACAAGCTGTCATAATTCACTGGCATACCAAATGTGCATTAATCTGCTGCTGAAAATAGTCCCAGAGAAATGCCCTATTTGCCAACGAGTCTCCAAACCTAAACAGCCATATAGGTCAGCTGTTCCTACCCAGTGATATGACCCGTAAGAGAATACCTGAAGCAGAAGAAATGCCACAGATAAATTGTCAACAACCAtggctgaaaaaaataaataaataaataaaaaataagccATTTATGATGTGACAGTGCTGTGGTGAAGGACTGGTTATTTTTAATTACGTTTTAGATTAGCTTTAATTCAAACTATGATATTTTCAGGCATGCAGGCTCTTATTTTTAAATTAGTCTCTTGTATTTACCTCAACCATGAAAGAGCAAGGTCGGCAGAAGAAAGATAGTACTTGTCTTTAGGGTTAGAGGACTTTTTGTCATTTCATAAAAACAATATAGGTTTAATCAGCTTGAAACAGAAAGTAAACAGCAGCCATCCTTGTTACTGTCTGGTGTTGTGTTGTGCTGACCCATCCATAAACCCTGACCACCTTTGTATTTAAGGACTGGGATTTGATCTGTTTCCAAGTATATGCGCTTAACTTTTCATTAACTGGAACATGACCTCATCTAAAACCATCCATCTCTGATGATGTTTAACCTGACCCCAACCCTACAGCGAGTCTTGGAAGCAGATGTAAGAAACCTCACCTGATGTCCTCCTTTGGTCCTTCGATAATTATTCCCATAAGTGGACTTTGTTATTTGTGGCGTTTGGTGTTTTATGAAGTTGTCCAACAAttgaaaggattttttttttcactagtgCACTGACTTGTCTTATTTGCCCTAATCTACTTTTCAAGTATCTCCACTAATATGTTACAGTTCAAAGCACATTCAAATACCAGACCATTACACGTGTAATTCCCTCCACTTTCTTGGAATATTCCCTAATTTATAGGTGTCTTTCTGTATATATGGAATAAAAACTTTTCTTGTTCATTTCTGGCAATAAATATAGTCAAAGgataaaaaatatgtttttgttttatttcactggTTTTCTTTGCACAGCACATCCACATCTTGGCCTTTTACTAGTGGCCATTACTCTTCCATTTTTGTACTGCAGGTTGACAATTGTTATGTGGTTCTCTCATATCCACCTTTATAGCAGAGCTGCTTGCCTCTCTGTGGATGCAACAAAAGGAGACTCACACATCTCACAAGCCTTGTTATCATGATACGTGTCGAATAAATTATTTTTGCTACAAACCAGCTGTGGATTTGCATGTAAATGCAAATCCTCAAGGGTCAGTGTGTCAATTCTCCAACATTTCAATTCTGAATCAGAACTGCGGAGTCAAACCTCCCTCTCTAGAGTGTATGGGTTAAAGCGTTGATGTTTTTGCATTAGATTTTTAAAGAAGCTCTCTAGGGATCTGGGAGTTACAGCATCTGTCTGCCAAATTCTTAAAACATAAATTCTGAAAATCATTCTGGAGTCTTCATAGCACCCAGTGCAGTTTTGGGTGTTGGTTCCTAATAAATTCTGAAAACAAATCTacgtttttttgtgtgtgtgtgtgtgtgtgtgtgtgtgtgtgtgtgtgtgtgtgtgtgtgttgggggggcgGTAAGGAGTTAAAAATATGacagtcattttaagagtttATGCAAATATGTACCTTAAAACCTCACAAATTGCCTGCTCATCAATCAGTCTGGTAAAGAAGCATGCAATGCTGCGCTGTGatccaaacacaaaacacattggGATGGCAAAACTCGCAGGTACTTTAGTGGAGCTGAATTCCTATTCAGTTCACATTGAACATTTCAGACTGGAATCGTGAATGCAATTATAAGACACAAGGAAACACACGCCAAAGCCTGCAATTGCACATTTCCAGAGTTTCTGCAGTAAATGAAAAACAGAGTTTAAAAAGAGCTTTGTTTGGGGGTCAGTGCTACATAAAGGCATGTCTGATTTGGTGCTAATTGCCTTTGACTAAGCCAAAACATCAGTGAGccaaatatattaaataattttaatttgGCTTCACTTGGTCACAGTTGCTGGTTTTAAGCTTTGTTCACGACACAAAGGCTAACATTAATTTTAAGCACAAACTGCTTAACAGTCAGAATACAGTCAAATAGAGTCATTAATTCATGTCTGCCTCTTGATAAGGTGTACATAAAAAATGGTAATATATATTGAAATAGATACTAACACTCGCACATTATTAATATTTCAGTAAATCTATACAATTTACCATTCAGCTAGGCTTCATTAAGGGATCTGGAATTTGTATTACAAATGAGTCCTATAATTGTAAATAGCCTGAGCTGTAAAGTATTGCAAGCATAAGGAAGAATCACATGCTCCTGAAGATACATTGATTATTCATTTCAGTAATGACCTCATGTCCTAACTCGTTAGACCTCAGCGCTCTAAAGTCACATGGCAGATTTTAGCGACTCCAGCAACAACTTACTGTTCAAATTTCAGAACAGGCCTGCAACACAGCTGCTGCGTCGTTGATTATGTTGGGAATATCACAGATTTGGACATTTTGATTCAGGCTTTGAACAAGGCTGTCTGCTCAATTGAAGTCATTCTTTCCTATTGTAATGTAAGAGTATCTAGTCAAAGTCTTGAAGCTATAAGTATCCTGCCAACCTGCGCTTACACATTAACATCTTTCCAAGTACACTCCAAGGAGAAGATACCCCTTAAGTTAAAACTGATGTTTTTAACTCGAGGGATGGTGTATGAAAACCCTTGGGACAGCTGTAGGGGAGACTACAGGAAATGGTAAGGACCCAGAACAAGagactgggggaaaaaaagaaaagaaaagaaaaagaagagcacACCTCTCCaggtgcacacacacgcacactcaaaATACGAAAAACACTACAAAGTCCACCATCAAACTGCAATCTAACCAAGGTTTTTTTGtgtagttttgtgtttttaaccaGAAAGTAATGGACGGGTGGATAAAGCTTAAGAAGGCCATCATCAAGCATCTTATACCAAGAAGTAAGTTCTTCGATTACATGACAACTGAAGCAGTATGAGAACTATGAAGAAAAGTGTATTGTATTTGCTAATGAAGACAGAAGTGAAAAGCACTTTGAAAAGGGCAAAAAGTTATGGAGTGCTCATAGACGGGCACATTACATAAGCGCATCCGTAATCCTACTGGTGCAAACAttttaagagaaaaaagaaaagaaaagattggTACCACTCTTATCGTATCGATGCATGTGGAGcacgaaagaaagaaagaaaacagttcGGCTAGATCTGATATAAGCCTATCAAGACTTCTAAAGCTCACAGAATAACACAATATATCTCATTTGTTTTATCTATACACAAAGAATGATCTTAAAATTGCACATAAATTTGTTGCAGATGGAGTTGTATTGTGCGCAGTGTCCCTACTGGTTGCAGTCTAATCTTGATTGCGATGACAAGACTTCAGATAACCAAGCAAACCTTGCTTGTAATTACCAAAATGATTGATTGTCATTAGCAGATTTCATTTTGTGTagatattaaacaaacaaaatctgaTAATTAGTGGGCTTTAAAGAGGTGGCAGGGATACAATTTGCTTTGGTGATATCTAGGGCATCTCTTTCCCCAGTGGTAAAAgcctttatgctaagctaatcTAACTTCCACCTGGCTTCAGATCCACTCTTAGAGCACAGACACGAGTGGTGTGTATGTTCTCCTCTAACTCCTGGAAAgaagtcagattttttttcccaggtTCATTCTATTTTTTCGAACTCCTATTTATTTAGTGAGACGTTAGAGGTGCATAGGCCCAGAATAACCTACAAAGACATATAAATGTTTAAATCTATTTGTATCTttttccacaaacacagaacTCAGTATCAAAGAGTGAATTTGAATCCTGCCACAGAAGAGCCATATATTATCAAGATAAATATAACATGTGTGCTACTTTATTTTGGGGGTCTCTGTCTAAATTTCACTGAGCTGAATCTAGTGCACAGTCTCGGGAAGGTTGTGCCAGATGTCTCATCTCACTCTTAGCTCAAGTGTCCCACATACAGTGTGAGAGAATTGCTGGTTACACTGCTCTTAGGACTGGCAGAGAAGCAGCaggttagaaaaaaaacacctcccAGGAGAAATGATTCAAGGTATTGGAGAGCCACAGAGGTGAATAAAGTGAATGCAATTTCAAAGGGGAAATAATGGAGGTCACGGTGTTTGATGTTCCTATGCTGGTCACCAAATTAACTTGGTTGATGATGGAATCAATCACACCTACACGGGAGTGAATATTAATGAAGATGTGTTtagtagttgttgttttttttaattttttaaaaaaaatattttttttgcatttttaataaacaacGTTAACATCAAGCCTAGACATTGCTCCGTTGCCCCAGACAGAATGAAGCGCTGTTATCGGCAGCCATACCGGGTGATATCAGCTGACTGAAGCAATAATATTTGAAATGTGACGGgtgtttctttttgtctttttttaaatgctgttcttctcctgtgtttttgttgagatGAGTGAACACAAGGTCAAAATGGAGTTTATCCTCTGATATCACCTGCCAGTCCAGACAAGAGAAATGCTCACTCAAGGTGACATTACTTTGGTGTCTGTACTCAGCATGCCACTACATCTTTCATTTCCTGTGAGCTAAAATTTACAACTTATCCTTTGACAGGAGGAGTAAACATCTCTAATATGACCCAGGCTGTGATCTTCCTcggtaaacaaaagaaaacctgCCTCAGCCTCTGTGATCTCTGAGAATccaaagcaaaacaataaacaaaccgcttttttgtttttatatattttgaataTGAGCCTAAAGCCCTTGAAAAATGAATCGTGAGGATTCGAATTCAGCATGCAACACTGCAGTGCATTTATTATAAGATTAGTGGTTTTGACAGTGACTACATTCGGTATTCTGTGTGGGATTAAGGTGAGAGCCATGAAACGAACAGCGCTTACATAATTAGATTGATAATAGATAGCTACAATAGGGGAGTGATTTGGAAGAGCTCATAACATATTCTTATTCTTTCTGCTGTGGCACTTCATA
This DNA window, taken from Oreochromis niloticus isolate F11D_XX linkage group LG16, O_niloticus_UMD_NMBU, whole genome shotgun sequence, encodes the following:
- the LOC100690496 gene encoding protocadherin-17, coding for MRLSVPVFLLLWVKALTLKNLNYSVPEEQGPGTVIGNIAKDAGYGTMERGKKSNFRVLENSAPHLVDVDPESGLIFTKQRIDRETLCRRNPKCQLSMEVFANDKEICMIKIDIQDINDNSPSFPSDHVNIDISENAAAGTRFPLTIAHDSDSGENGIKTYQVTRDDYNTFSLDLKVRGDGTIYPELVVQRPLDREDQSHHTLLLTAIDGGEYPRSGSMQINVRVTDSNDNSPVFEKSSYVLEIPENSPPGKVLIDLNATDQDEGSNGQVVYSFTGYASERIQDLFSIDPNTGVIKVQGEIDYEENPIIEFDVQAKDLGPNPIPGHCKITVKVLDKNDNSPIISFVSVRQGAISEAAPPESVIALVRVTDKDSGRNGQLQCRVLGNVPFRLQENNDNFYTLLTDRPLDREMKDEYNVTIVARDNGIPSLNYTRSFTVKILDENDNAPRFTKAVYVLQVPENNIPGEYLGSVLAHDPDVGRNGTVTYSILPSHIGDVSVYTYVSVNPTNGAIYASRSFNYEQTKSFEFKVQAKDGGSPHMESTSTVRVSVLDVNDNLPVIILPLLQNDTAEIPVPRNVGIGYIVATVKAVDHDHGESGHLTYEITEGNDDHLFEMDPVGGEVRTAHALWEEVTPVVELVVKVTDHGKPPLSAVAKLIIKANTDTATGGGSSASGEQQHWDVSLPLIVTLCIISVMLLAVMTAIAVKSKHQDKEAGNYNCRMAEYSNPPVGKGKKKRINKSDIMLVQSEMEERDSASRMNVVSSPSLITSPICFDYQSPLPLTLPRSEVMYLKTTPNSLTVPRAGCHSSFAGLSTDTPANRMSVIQTENFPSEPNYAGSRQPFVQSSTFKDAERASLRDSGHGDSDQADSDQDTNKGSHCDTSAREALKMKATAVNGQPFEQEQDKSVHCTDECRALGHSDRCWMPKLRVGSQADSADNRTNLFIPVGMDAMVETEIYGTISCNSRKTLSTFGKEQRDSTILVANVKPYLKSQRALSPPLQESPSASSSPTKSSVPPDLANQESKEVRDGGSDSSAYGPPDGQCSPLHTELEEPSYLTCELRPKSLSSSLIHSSVISQECGGSDCALDPRDSGN